CCTTTCACAGCTctctcttcctccgcaATCTGAGGTACTCCCACTTTCAATCCATCCTCTCTGGCCCTCCACCAGGCCATTTGAAGTCGTTTTCTAACTTTCGTGTTGCTTGCCATGTTTTTAAGCCATGGACTCTGCCCGCTGGCCATTCAAGTAACCCCTTCTTATTTGTAACCTTGAATATTCCATAACTGTTTGAATACATAATTCGATGTCTTGAGTTTGGCCCCATTCGATACGAGAACTGGAAACAAACCCGCAGGAAAAGCAAGACCGAGCCAACACAGCCAACCGAAAACCGTATTCGCCTAATGTCATGTCCTCACTGCGGTGGTCTGCTCTTGATCAGTATGCTCACGAAACCCAAAGGCGGTGACTGTGGCTACATCGTTCGTATACGACTCGGGCATGAACCCTTCTGAGGCGCGCGAACTGTACCAGGGCACTTAGATGCATTCAGACAAGGTAGTTACATTTCACCGAACCCGATCATCTCATTATAGTTTACAACTTGGTCCACGCCATCTCGTTGTCGATGGTGAACGGCACCTCGGCAACCATGGTctgcgcgtcctcgccgaccttgagcgcccactcgccaacctcgaccttccATGTGCTGTCGTACTCGTCCCAGTGCGAGATGGCATacttgtcgagcttgactTCGACTGTGGTGCTCTTGCCCGGAGCAAGGTCGTACACCTTGGCGAAGGCCTGCAGCGAAACTTCAGGGTGGCGTAGGCCGGTGGGCGACTCGGGCGGAGGAGCAGTGTAGAAGTGCACACTGTGGTCACCAGCGACCTGGCCCGTGTTGGTAACCGTGACGCGGCCGGCCGCGGTCCACTcgtcgcccttcttgacgTTAATGGCGAGGCCCGAGTACTTGAACGACGTGTAGCTAAGGCCGCGGCcgaaggggaagaggggcTCAATACCGCGAGCATTGTGGTGCTTGTACCCGACCCAGATACCCTCGCTGTAGTGGACCTTGGTGCGGGCACTCTTGAagttgagcgcggcggcaaTGTCGCTCTCCCGCTTGGGGAACGAGAGGGGCAGGCGACCACTGGGGTTGCGGATACCGTacacgacgtcggcgatACCGTTACCAGCCTCGTTGCCGCCGTACCAAGCCTGGATGATGCCAgcgaccttgtcggccCAAGGCATGCTCACAGCCGAGCCGGCCTGCACGACGACTACGGTGTTGGGGTTagcctcggcgacgcgggtaatgagctcgtcgctgGCGAGGGGGAGGCCGAGGGTCGGGCGGTCAAagccctcgctctcgtaGTCGGCATTgaggccggcgacgaggacgacacTGTCGGCTGCACGAGCGGCCTTGACAGCGTCCTCCATGGCCTGATgagcgtcgacgagggggAACGCGCCGATGCGGATGCCCTTGACGATGAACGGCGTACCTGCCACGGTTCTAgagacgaggcggcgcgagtCGTGCACCACCCGAAGGGTGTACGtcttgcccttctcgaCAGCGACTCtgcccttctcctcaaTCGTGCCGTTGCCGAAGAACTTGGAGCCGAGGGTCTGCTTGGTCGCGTTGTCGatgacaagctcgtcgtcaatATACAGCCATCCCTGGCCTGTGACCGTCAGACCGAACTCGTACCGGCCCGTAATGGGCGAGGTGAACTTGGCCCGCACTTCGGAGACGTAATGCTGTCCAAGTCTAGGGTGGCGGAAGTCGGCGAGGAACATGTCACTGACGTCGTGCGTGTCCACCACAGTCGGCTCGTGCGCGACCTCTCCGTTGGCGTCGATCGAGTAGTGAAGCAGGTCGAAGCCGCGCTTGCCGTCGATAGTGGTGAAGCACTCGTCAAGCATCGGGAGGAACTTTGCCCCCTGAAGGCCTAAGCTGTAGGACAGCTCGACGTTATTGGGCTTGTTCTCGACCATGCCCTCCCAAGCGTTGACTGACCAGAGAGGGCGAAGGGCGGCGCTTCCACCACCCGAGATGACGCGCGTCTTGGCGTTCGGCCCGATGACGGCTACGCGCCCCTCGCGGATGGGAAGGACGCCATCGTTCTTCAGGAGAacgacgccctcgcctgccaggcggcggaggagcttggcgtccgACGCACGCTCGTCCGCACTGTCGCGCGTGCGCTCGGGCGTGGGAACCGCATACACGATATCGGGGTtgaggcgggcgagctTCTGCGCCCAAGCGAGGACCTCGTGTGCGCGCGCGTCAATCGCGCGCGGGTCCAGCTTGTGTGACATGATGAGGTGGTTGAGCATACGGGGCTGGCGCCAAATGGTGGGGCCGGGCATCTCGAGACTAAGCCCGGCCTCAATGCTCTCCGACACGCTGTACGTGCCGTACCAGTCGCTCATGACGAGGCCGTCGTATCCCCACTCCTTTCTAAGGAGGTCCTGGAGCAGCGCCTTGTTTTCGCTTACGTGCGTCCCGTTGACCTTGTTGTATGCTGTCATGAGCGCCCAaggctcggcctcgcgctgcgcaATCTGGAAGGGGCGGAGGTAGACCTCGCGCAGGGCGCGGTCACCGATGACGCTGTCCTCGCCATTACGCTCGTGCTCCTGGTCGTTGCCGACAAAGTGCTTGACGCACGCCGACACGCCTGCACTCTGCAGACCGTGAATGTAGGCGGAAGCGATCCGGCCCGAGAGCGTCGGGTCCTCGGAGAAGGACTCGAACGCGCGTCCGCCGAGCGGACTACGCTGGATGTTGATGGTCGGGGCGAGGAGACAGACGGCACCGCgagccttggcctcctcggcaagcaGACCGCCCGCTTCGCTGATAAGGTCGGTCGAGAACGACGACGCAAGGCATGTCGCCGAAGGAATCGCGCTCGCCTTGGCTGGTTGTTAGTATCTGAGTTGGGTGTGGCTCGGTATTCAACAGCCGGCTAATCGCCGAACTCACTCATTTTGAAGAATGACGCGCCGCGTGCGCCGTTTGGTCCGTCCGTGACCTTGACGCTAGGGACATTCAGGCGGGAGATGGACGTGGTCCTGCCGTCAGCAAGAGGTGGCGTTGGAATGTGAATgcgggtgtgggtgtgggggaggggtgaCTCACTCCCACCAGTTCTTGCCTGCGAGCAGTGAGATCTTCTCGTCGATGGTCATCTGGTgcaggagctcgtcaacattggcgtcgaggaaggagcggtcgagcgccgcgtTGCCCTTAGTCTCGTCGGTCATAGTGGGCTGGGCTGGACTGGACTGAGGCTGAGGGGGAGGAGTAGGCTGGCGGGAAGGAGTGGGAGTAGAGAAGTGGGATGAGGTGGCAGAGGTTGCGGGTGTCGAGATCGAGTTGGCGCGAGCTGAGGATGTGAGGCCcatggagatggaggggatgggTTTGTCCCGATCCTCGGGATGGCGTGTTAAGTACAACCTCGAGGTCTGGCATCACACACGACTTGAGGGAGGCCGAAAGATGCCGCGACTCCATCCGAGGATTTTCCGGTTTGTTGACGTTGTGCGCAGCACGCCCTTTACGCCGAGATTCTGCCGACACTCTTGAGTCATCAATCGCGGTCCGCAGATGGACGCCCCGGAGATCTGAAGATATCACCAAGCAGATATCACCCCTTCTCGTTCCTCGATACCTTTTGTGTGGTTGGCCAACTGCGCGTTAGGATGACAATGGAAGTAACCTTGGAACAGCCGGAACGCTGCGCCGTGGGCTCTGTGGAGATTACTTGGCAGAGATGTGTTTGGAAAAACCTCGGATTATTAGTTTTCCAGGCTGCCCCGATGCCCACTGCTGACAGTGTTGCACCACACTCTCACCAAGGACGAGTGGGCGCCCGCGGTACATTGTGTCAGTGGTGACGCGTGAGAGGTGGACGGACAAGTGACGCGCGGCGCAACTTGACACCGCGCAAATGGGACATGTCCACGCAGCACATTGCCGCATGCGCCATACGCCGTCTTTGCAAGGCGCAAGGTAGGATTGATGCATTCTGCAAGCTAGGTATTGGCTCCGTCGTGCTTGTGCCTTGCGGCCCGGATGCAGGGTTCCGGTCGGCAATCCGGTTGTGTGGCACGTGACAGTCAGCTGCCACTTGTATTGTTTTGTCACAACGTTGCCCTCCATCCTTGTTCGCGTACTGGCGTTATTACGGTTTGTCGCCACGATCATTTTCAATACGTACAACGTCGCAGAACCGCTGTTTTCGGCCCCCATTCGCCATCAACAAGGCGACAGACTGCGAAGGCGAAACGGAGGAGTGTCATAACGGCTGATGACGATGTGGCTGGGCGCGAGATACCCTTTCCCCCTTGTCACTCTCACATTCGACCTCGCGTTGGACGACTTTGACTTTCTTCCGCTCAGAATCAGTGGTGGTGACGCCGACCGCTTGGCCGCTTATCCCTCCCCAAGTTGTCGAGGGCCGCAGAGTACTTCCGGCTCATCCGTCTTGGTCGGAGGGTCCGTGCGCCGAAGGCCCCTGTTTCCCATTCGCCCCGTCAACACGGGAGGTGGCGGCATGTGAAGCGTACGAGTCAGTCGAGCTCCGACCGGCCGCCATGCCTTCCGCGGACTGGCTACCCATGTGTGAGCAGTctgcgagctcgtcgcctcgAACCatgcgaggaaggtggaggtggtcAATGTACCAGGCCTGAATGCGTCTCTGCGCTAAGGCGCTGAGCCGAAGCCAGCAGTCGACGGCTTAAACAACGTACTGAAGAATCTCAACGGTCACTGCACTGCCGACATCAAGCACTAGCGGTTCTTCAACGGAATACAGCTCACCAATTTCAGGCGTTGGGGATGCTCGAAGGGGTACGCATCATTTGGCTCGCTGCGGGCGCATACTGTCCAGAAAGTTCGTCAACGCGTTcgtggaggacgagaggGTGTAATCGGTGCGGGCATTGGGGCGGAGCTGTGACCGTAGGATACGCGAGAATGAGTGGGTTTGCGCGAGATGTGCTAGAGGACGCGAGTCGTGGAGGTGTGATTATCATCGATTGCTTGTGTCCAGTCACCTACTCGGATCCTCTCACTGCGTACACACACAcccttcctcccatcccAGCGGCCAACCTTCCTTCATCCGTCCCACTTCATCCTATTGACATCACACTCCACTCATCCAACATGTCCATTCAATGCTTCTCAACCAAGGTTTGTTCAATTCTTCGCTCTATCTCACTCTAACAGCCCTCTGTCGAGCCAGGCCGCCCGCTGTCCAAGATGCCacaagcgcgacgcgctgtCGTGgcccttcctcgccgacggGCCCTCGTGTACAAGGCTACAGACGCCATCGTAGTCGGTCCCCGTTCCCGCGCGGTatcccttcctccctcaTCTCCGCCAGCCGTGCTAGTCCCTGTTTCGCGACCCTCCCCAGTGCTGCACGAGAACTGtgacgtcgaccttggtGACCGTATTGTGAGTCTCGATGCGGCTGAGCTGATGCAGACGCTATCGCTGCCCACATCGTTCGGTGGCGTGCCCGTCATCGACCATGTCGATTTCTACAAAGCCGACACCTATACGTTTCGTCACAATTACGAGCAGCTGTGGCATGTGTTATGCTCGAGTGGTCCCACCGATTGCGAGTACTTGGATGCTGATGATGATCTCGATGGCGAGGCCGTtgaggacgttgaggacgagctctATGAgttggacgacgagcaggaCCCCGAAGATATCCTCGAAGTGCTTCTTCCCACCAGGCACAATGTCAGTGTCCGCAACGCGACCCTCTCGCTGCACACTTACCTCCTCTCCGGTCGCATCTTCGCGGCGTTCGCCGGCACCGTGTCCTACACCACTCAATGTGGCGTCCATAGTACGACTCTCGTTGCGAAGATTCATCGACCAACGACCCACACCGTGTCGCAGCTGTACGAGACTGCAGCTGAGGCTACCATCTACGCTCGCATGCCTGACGGCATCGCGCCGCGCTTCCACGGCCTCTTCGTCAAAATGGCTGGGGAGCGAATGGTGACCAGTATTCTCGAGTACGCTGGAACTCCGATCGCGACGACCAGAGCTGCGCGTGCCCTTAGATGCGACTACAAGTGCGTTGACGGAATACcacgctgacgccagggaAGCTATCGTCCGCCTGTACAACAGCCTCCATGAGGCGGGCATCATTCACGTCTCGTGCACTCCCAAGCATTGGCTGTGCGCTGACGGATGTTTCCGCCTGATCGACTTTGGGTGCAGATGGGTGCGCGACGGGGCTCCTGTCGGTCGTGTTATAGAGCCCAGTGCTTTCACCTTCCAGGCGGCAGAGGAGATGGCCAAGGTGCGCCGCACACTTGGGTTGCCAGTGTGGGCGAAAAGCTAGTGtgcgtcgagcttggacgTTGTGCTAATGCATTTGGGCTTTGTGATGTGTATTGGTGGCGGAGCAGGGAGTAACTCCTTCTTGCTCCTTGCTCTCGCGGTTGACGAGATGAAGGGTTGTGCCGTTCAAGGCCCGAATTCGGAACGCCATTCTTGGAACATTTTGTTATTTTGTACATGTGACCATCGCTTATTTCCGCCATCCAACCATTCCGCCCTATGACGCAATGATCGACAGTCTTACCTGCTCCACCAGTCATGCGTTTGTCACCAGTGCCCACCTGGTTCATTCGCCAActctctcatcctcaaTTCTCGATGGACGACCCAACAACAGGAGCAGCCTTCTACCCATCCGCACCGCAATCCCCAGCTCCGGAGCtcgatggcctcgacgcACGCCCCGAGATGGACATGAACATGGCAGACACGCCGTGTGAGAATTGCCCCCGAGCGGCGGTCCACGACTACCAGCCACTCTGCGATAGCCTATCGCATATTGTGGGGAGCACCGATCCAGTGCGATTCGCAGGCGCTCAGCCGGATGAGCTTGCACGTGAGtgtctcctccttgccctcccTTCCGCTCTTTTCCGATGGCCAATGTTTGCCATATTCTCGCcacgcctcctctcccccaGTGCCTTTCTTCCGTCCGACCCCCCGACTggcgctgaccccagcctcAGAGATCCGCAaggacgcgtcgcgcctgCGGGGGGACGTTGAGTGGATCAAGCACTTCTTCCCTTCGGCTGAGACGGTGGACCGGCTGTTTGCAAGGGAGCACATGGGCAACTTTGTCGTCGATCGCGTGAGCGGGCGCAAGGCGTTTGAGAGCATGCCGCTTTGTGAGTCGTCCACTGTGTAGACTAACACCAGATGTACGCGTGGGCATGCACCTGCTCTTCGTCTCCGCGGTGagtcttctcctcctctcccaaGTTCATATGAACTCGAAGGCACCTAACACCAGTCCCAAGCGATGTCCTACCACGCAGTAGAGGATCTGTTGAGGGCACAGTCCGTCAAGCGTGAGTGTACTTCCCGGCAGCTGACAAACTATTGACGGAGCTAACGGAAGAGGGCAAGCTGTACGACGCTACTGGTCCCGGCGTGCTCCCACACATCAACGCGTTCATCAAAGCCTACGCGATCCCgctggaggagctcctcgagacAGATCTCGCCAAGTACGCGACGTTCAACGACTTCTTCTCGCGgcgcctcaaggccgaggcgcgtcCCATCGCCTCAGTAGACGACTTGCACGTCCTAACGTGTCCCGCTGACTGCCGGCTCTCGGCATTCGAGACGGTCGAGGCAGCCAAGACCCTCTGGTGAGCACAGTGAGGCTGGGCTAACAAAAGGATTAAGGGGCGGCAATTCACGatccccaacctcctctACGGCGATGACAAGACGGACAAACAATTCGACAGCGTCGCGCGCTCCCCGTCCGCTGTCGCTGTAGCCCGCTTGGCACCGCAGGACTATCACCGATTCCACAGCCCGGTATccggcgaggtcgtggcTATCAAGGACATCCCCGGCGAGCTCTACAGTGCGTTTTCAATATATTGTGTTGACGACAGCGGTCAACCCTCAGGCCGTCAACGAGGACTTGAACGTGTTCACCCTCAACAAGCGCTCTGTCATGCTCATCCACGCCgatgtcggcctcggcgcgcgcgtgccTCTAGCCTTTGTCGCCGTTGGCGCGATGCTTGTCGGCAGTATTTTCTGGTCGAAGAAGCCCGGAGACACTGTGCGTAAGGGCGAGGAACTGGGATGTTTCCAGTACGGCGGGAGCACGTGTATCCTTGTCGTACCACACAGCTCGGGGATCAAgtttgacgacgacctgctCCGTGTCAgcaaggagaagatggagatgCTGGTGCGCGTCGGCATGAGTATGGGACATGTTGGGCGAGGCCGGTGTGGGTCGGAGGCCTAGAGGCCTGTGCAGGCTGTGTACAACCGTAGAGATCTGACTGGATTTCTCAGAACGCGCTGTACACGCTGTACCAAGTAGACTCAAGCTTTACATGTGATATTCTGGAACGTGAGGATGGTTGAACTCATGATGCCATGCACACGCATCCTGGAAGAGGGCAGCAGCGACAAGTGGTGTTGATATCAGAGGTGTAGGATCTAGCTATCTGTGAGTGCTCTACACGACGGCTgtggggaggtgggtgtTTTAGGCAATCAGTAATCCAATTACAAGAGACCAATGGAATCAATTTGAGCATCCACCTGTCCGGGACGGCGCTGTGAGAGGAGTTTCAAGCAGGGTCTCTCACGGCATAGTTCAATCTTGGCCCTTTCTGTGGTCTGTCAGTATGGCTAGTGCGGAACCGAATCGTAACGACCGGCTCACACCATGTCTTCGCCACGCAGCATAGAGTAATCCAGAGGCATGCAGACACAGTACCTACCACAGCCTCCTACTTGCCCTACATCGTCCAAGACACCCTACAGCGTCAAGGACATTTCAGGCATCGAACCCAACAACTTGTACTGGTCCGGATCCTTGAGCCTGGTATGGCAGTGGTGGGAGTTGAATCTCCGAGCACGTCACGTGACCATTTTCGTCTTTGTTCTCCGTTCCACTCGCTGGATCGAACCCAACATTTGTCTCTCCCGTCATTTCCACCACTGTATCTCAACAATGACCCGCGGCGACCAGCGTGACCGCGACCGTGCCAAGGCTCAGGCAAAGACGTGAGTCCATGGACACCTCAGGCGCGGGGTATGGCATGATGTTGGGAAGGAGGGTACGGACAAAGAGATGCGAGTGGACCAAGATATGGGTTCGCGGGCTGTTCTGGATACTGTCGACGTTGCCTCTGCTCGTTGACGCCCGGACCAGTCTGTTCTATTCTCCGCACAGGTACAGGCAgagctaaccccaggtcGGCCAACAAGAAGCAGACGGGCGATCCTAcgaagcgcaaggaggccgacgctAAGGCGTTGCAGGAGAAGGTTGCTGTGAGTCGTGTTCTGGCGGCCAGTCGTTGCTTGAGGGCAGCAAGTAGTGGTGTGAGGCTATCTGCGTTCGCTATGTTAGCTGCGCTGCCCATGGCAcctcgcgccgcgtcgaTCCAAcccgcctcgtcaactCGCCGCTGTATGTGATGTGGCTGacccaaggccaagcaggcAGCCAAGGAGGCTGCGGCGAGCGGAGCACCAGTCCCAGGCAAGAAGAAGTAGGTGTTGCGTTCAGATCTCTCCTCTACGAGCGACAACAATGCAATGCATAGATGCCAATGCGGTCTGGGACCAGTGTGTGTGCTGCTACCGACTATGAAACTCCACCATACAAGCGTGTGTGCCTGCTACGCGTCGCACGCTCGCTcacgcgtcgccgccgagcgcgcggaTCTCGTCTCTGACGGACGCCTCCGTCTCGACCTTCTGCATCTGCGtcttctcgagctgctcgcccTTGGTCACGCGCGCCTTCAAGTCGTCGATCGCCTTCAACTTCTTGGTCAAGTTGCGGATCTTCTTCTGCGcagcgtcctcgtcgttcttgaggtcgactttggcgagatcggcggcgagctcctcgggctcgggcgcggccttcttcttgttcctgggcttcttcttcttgtccgCACCCGACGCACCAGAGGACGGCGCACCAGGGATCGGCGTGCCGGGAATGTAACGACCGGCAGGCTTGCCACCGCGGAACatgggcgtcgacgcgccagAGGACGGCGCAGAGTCGTCATCACGCACgtacgccgacgaggcggcagATCCGCGCGCACCTGGTGGGCGGTACGCGCCGACGGGCTTGGAGGggcccgagcccgagtcggcctcgccctTAGGGCGGAACTGGGCAACCGAAGCGTTTGCCTCCGGCGCCTTAGGCACAACCGACGGGAATGCTGGGAGCGTCTCAACGAGCGCGGGACGGAAGGTCGCGCCATACAGGTCGTCCTGCGGGTGGATATGGAGGAGCTGGCCACCAGCCCACCAGATCTTGACACCGTTGTCAACGCGGAGACGGGGCGAGAGCGTCGCCGTCAAGATGTAGTGCCCACATGCCGACCACTCGCAGTGACTCGAGTTGGAGGCCTTGAACTCGGCAATCTTCTTGCGAGTCGAGATCTCCCACACATCTACGCCGCCCGCCAGGTTACCAAAGCCCGCCGAGAGCAGCAGACGCCCCTGCGGCTGGTACGACACAAAGTTGCGGTGGTTGTTGCCAAAGTTGAAAATCGGCTTGGCCTTGTGGTCGTACGTTTGGGTGCGGGCGGGCATGTAGCCGTAGCATACGGCAAAGTCGCGCGAAGTGGGGTTCCATGCAAAGTCGTAGACCGggccctccttgtcgaggtcgatcaTGCCGTCAAACGATCCGTCGAGGGCCACAAGGTACAGGTTCGTCTCGCCGTAGTACGACTTGCCCGTATTGTCGACGTCCGTGTGCGTAAGGAACAAGCACTGAGGTCAGTCTGGCCACGTGCGATGCTCACCATTGTGCCGGCGTTGTTCCACTTGACGGTAACGTTGTCAGCCTTGTAGAAGGCCTTGCGAGCGACGGTCGGCGGCAACTCGCGGTTCTCGGTCTTGTCGGTGGCGCCGTTGGCGGTGCCCTTACCGAcgagcgaggagcaggGGTATAAAGACACGTAGGCAGGTGCAcccttgcgctcgccgaTCCAGATGGCGACCGCTGGCTCGGGATACTGTCGGAGGGGCTTGCCGTGGGGCGCGGACAGCTGGGATGGCCGCGAGATGAAGACGCCACGGACCAGGCCGTCGAACTTGAGGCGCGTGGCGGGCCGCTCAGCGAGCATGGGCGTGAACACCAGGATGTCGTTGCCCGCGGGGCGGAACAGGCTCGCCTCATCGGGCGTGACGATCGGCTCCCTGTCGTCAGCGCCGCCTtctcaagcccaagccagGACACCCACCAGTCGTCACCCGTCTTGTGGTACCACCCCCCGACCTGCTCGCCAGTCTCCACGCTCCAAGCCTTGACGTTCTTGTACACCTCCGTTTCGGACTTGACTGGCCGCTCGAACGTGAAGAGCGTCGAAGACGCAGGCGAGAACGCGAGAGCAATCACACCGACCTGTGCGATTGTCGTCGCCTGACCCTCGAGGCCATCAGCAGCACGGCACAGCGAGACCCTGGAGGTGAGCTGTGCAGACAAACAAAATGCAGAACTTACAACTCGGGCTGCGCGTACGCAACGTACTCGCCGTTAGGCGAGTAGACGActgcgcgcgacgcgttATTCGTCCTGGTTGTTAGTACGTGTCGTGTGACGCGACCAACGTAGCGATGCTGGATCCGATCTCCCATGATGGACCGTTGACGAGGCTGGTGGCCTTCTGCGAGCGGACTGAACGTTAGCCTGTGACTGTGCCTCGAGTACGCGAACGGCTAGACTTACTGGCGTACTGTGCCTGCATTGTGGCTGTGTGGTTGATGACGCTCTGGAAGAAACCAGCTGGTGATGTCCAGTGTCCAAAAGTCCAGAGTTGGGAGCGGAGATGCGTTATCAATTCATTATGTGCAGTTCCAAATGGTGGAGGTAACAAATGACACGTGTAAAATTAAAATTGCGTGTGTAATCGATTGCTTAATGATTGCAGAAATGAATGTTCAACTTGATTCCCGGAGAGTGTCGGTTTGGCAAGTAGTGGCCACAGGAACGACTTCCAACTTCTTGTCGTTGTTGTAACCCACCAAACCCCCTCTCTGCCTCACGGCGCCCAACactctcaacctcgtctTCTTGTCATCCGACTGTCGCGAGACTTCTGTACACATCCGACTCGACTTGAATCCACTGCAGCATTCCTCCTGTCCTAAAAGCAGCTCCCTCTTCCCAAAACCCTCCTCACGACCCTCCACAGCAGCCATGCACAACAAGGGCAACCAcatccgcctcctctcggGTGAGACTCCCGCTGAGAGACGCAGCTCACACTGCAGGCAACGCCCACCCCAAGCTCGCAAAGGCCGTCGCTGACCGGTACGTACAGCAGACTGGTGCAGTGTAATTCAGCGGCGGCGAAACTCGCCAATCCCCGCGTCCCAATTGTCGTCCACTCGAGAAATGTTCGCGGGTTGACTTTGGGATGCGGGGGAAGCGGACCGTGCGCCACGAAAACAATGCTGCTAAAAGTTGGACGCGTGCTGACGCTCGTGCGTTGTCGACTCACCCTCTTTCACTCTCCTCCGCACTTGTCCGATCCAGCCTCGGCATCACCCTCACCCCCTGCCATGTGTCCAAGTTCGTCTCGCTCGAGACGTCGGTCCAGATTCACCAGAGCGTGCGTGAGGAAGACGTGTTCATCATCcagtcgccctcgcccccCGACATCAATGACCATCTGAtggagctcctcgtcatggTGTCGGCGTGCAAGACTGCCAGCGCCAAGCGTATCACTGCTGTTATCCCCTGCTACCCTTACGCGCGCCAGGACAAGAAGAACAAGTCGCGTGCGCCGATCACTGCCAAGTGAGTGTGGCTCCCAGCAAGCGTCATTTCTCTCTGATCGGCTCTTACGCCCAGGCTTGTGGCCAATCTCCTCACGGTCGCTGGCTGTGACCACGTCATCACGCTCGACCTGCACGCGTCGCAGATCCAGGGCTTCTTCGACATCCCCGTCGACAACCTCTTCTCCGAGCCCAGCATGATGCAGTACATCAAGGCTGAGATCCCAGGTTGGCGCAACGCCATCATCGTCTCGCCCGACGCCGGTGGTGCCAAGCGGTGAGTGAGCCCAGTGATCGGCGGATCTTGACATGAtcggcgcgtcgtcggcattcccaaccccaagcTACAATCTAATCTCAGCGCCacggccctcgccgaccagCTCAACCTTGACTTCGCG
Above is a genomic segment from Cutaneotrichosporon cavernicola HIS019 DNA, chromosome: 1 containing:
- the PRS4 gene encoding uncharacterized protein (N-terminal domain of ribose phosphate pyrophosphokinase), with product MHNKGNHIRLLSGNAHPKLAKAVADRLGITLTPCHVSKFVSLETSVQIHQSVREEDVFIIQSPSPPDINDHLMELLVMVSACKTASAKRITAVIPCYPYARQDKKNKSRAPITAKLVANLLTVAGCDHVITLDLHASQIQGFFDIPVDNLFSEPSMMQYIKAEIPGWRNAIIVSPDAGGAKRATALADQLNLDFALINRKRRRDIKDFSLPTVPPTPTGSDTASIVGAEDEDEENHAWDTMELLVGDVKGRVAILIDDMIDTGHTLRLAAGVLHKAGACAIYAIISHGLLSDVTMENLRDLPIKKLVVTNSIDQTDRVEASGGVLDTIDIAPVIAESIRRTHNGESISALFKPDYFRV